From Strigops habroptila isolate Jane chromosome 1, bStrHab1.2.pri, whole genome shotgun sequence, a single genomic window includes:
- the ST8SIA6 gene encoding alpha-2,8-sialyltransferase 8F isoform X2 codes for MSYEVDSKKTILITEDIFKMLPVSSHLSVYPFKTCAVVGNGGILKNSSCGAEIDRSDFVFRCNLPPTVGSISKDVGNKTNLVTVNPSIIAQKYNKLNEKKAEFLENIAVYGDALLLLPAFSFRSNTATSFKVYHTLQEFKATQRAIFFHPTYLKSLAQFWRTKGVKAYRLSSGFMITSAALELCENVKLYGFWPFSKSMEKMPISHHYYDNQLPKPGFHAMPKEYNQILQLHGKGILKLQFGKCESD; via the exons ATGAGTTATGAAGTGGACAGTAAAAAGACCATCCTCATTACAGAGGACATTTTTAAGATGCTGCCTGTG tcCTCTCACCTTTCAGTCTATCCCTTCAAGACCTGTGCCGTGGTTGGAAATGGAGGCATTCTGAAAAATTCCAGCTGTGGAGCTGAAATCGATCGTTCTGACTTCGTGTTTAG GTGTAACCTCCCTCCAACCGTGGGAAGCATTAGCAAAGATGTTGGCAATAAAACAAACCTTGTGACTGTTAATCCAAGTATCATAGCTCAGAA ATACAACAAACTAAATGAAAAGAAGGCTGAATTTCTGGAGAACATTGCGGTCTATGgagatgctttgcttttattgccAGCGTTTTCCTTCAGAAGCAACACAGCCACTTCTTTTAAAGTGTATCACACTCTGCAAGAGTTCAAAGCAACCCAAAGGGCAATATTTTTTCACCCCACTTATCTGAAAAGTCTTGCCCAGTTCTGGAGAACTAAGGGTGTGAAAGCCTACAGGTTGTCATCTGGTTTTATGATCACTAGTGCTGCTCTTGAGCTGTGTGAGAATGTGAAGCTCTATGGCTTCTGGCCTTTCTCAAAATCCATGGAGAAGATGCCAATCAGCCACCACTATTATGACAACCAGCTGCCTAAACCAGGTTTCCATGCAATGCCCAAAGAATACAACCAGATTCTTCAGCTTCATGGCAAAGGCATTTTGAAGTTGCAGTTTGGTAAATGTGAATCAGACTAA